One Actinoplanes missouriensis 431 DNA segment encodes these proteins:
- a CDS encoding potassium channel family protein — protein MAEKSPRDADNVAVIGLGRFGGSVAEALLDLGYEVLGVDSDPRIVLDWSDRLTQVVEADSTDEDALRQLGIPDFPRVVVGIGTNLETSVLTVLALQELGVPEIWAKATSVKHGKILSSVGADHVIYPESEMGERVAHLISGRMLDYIEFDDGFAIAKVRAPRGAGGRTLADLGLRSKWGVTVVGTKRPGEDFVYARPETPVPDGAILIVAGDTAKVEAYAAEN, from the coding sequence TTGGCTGAGAAATCCCCGCGCGATGCCGACAACGTGGCCGTGATCGGCCTGGGCAGGTTCGGCGGCTCGGTCGCCGAGGCCCTGCTCGACCTCGGTTACGAGGTGCTCGGCGTCGACAGCGACCCCCGCATCGTGCTCGACTGGTCGGACCGGCTCACCCAGGTGGTCGAGGCGGACTCCACCGACGAGGACGCGCTGCGCCAGCTCGGCATCCCGGACTTCCCGCGGGTCGTCGTCGGCATCGGCACTAATCTGGAGACCAGCGTGCTCACCGTGCTCGCGCTCCAGGAGCTCGGCGTGCCGGAGATCTGGGCGAAGGCGACGAGCGTGAAACACGGCAAGATCCTCTCCTCGGTCGGCGCCGACCACGTGATCTATCCCGAGTCCGAGATGGGCGAGCGGGTGGCGCACCTGATCAGCGGCCGGATGCTCGACTACATCGAGTTCGACGACGGCTTCGCGATCGCCAAGGTCCGCGCTCCCCGCGGCGCCGGTGGCCGCACCCTCGCCGACCTGGGGCTGCGCAGTAAGTGGGGGGTCACGGTGGTCGGCACGAAACGGCCCGGCGAGGATTTCGTGTACGCACGGCCGGAGACCCCGGTCCCGGACGGGGCGATCCTGATCGTCGCCGGCGACACCGCGAAGGTGGAGGCCTACGCCGCCGAGAACTGA
- a CDS encoding TrkH family potassium uptake protein — protein MRSPWQHPARIVPLAFLGAIAVGTALMMLPAARAEPGHAPLVTALFTAASAVCVTGLSVVDTPTYWSTFGHVLLTVLSQIGGFGIMTLATLLSLLVSRRLGLRGRLMAQAESAGLSGGNIAAVLRRVALVMVICEGAIAVVLTLRFWLGYGYPPGRALWYAVFHAVQAFNNAGFALYPDSLVRFVTDPWICLPLAFGVLAGSIGFPVLFELAREWRTPKCWSTHTFLTVAGSLLLTVFGFLTFLIFEWRNPGTLGPLGTPAKVLTAFTQDIMTRSGGFNTVDLGQLNSETIATTTGLMFIGGGSASTAGGIKLTTFLLLAYVIWAEIRGEPDVVVRNRRIAEETQRQAITVALMGVALVATGTVVLDALTEDIPFDRVLFEVTSAFATVGLSTGVTGSLPASAQVVLVVLMFVGRVGTIAVGTAIALNTRRRLYRYPEERPLVG, from the coding sequence GTGCGATCACCCTGGCAGCATCCGGCTCGGATCGTCCCCCTCGCGTTCCTCGGCGCGATAGCGGTGGGCACGGCCCTGATGATGCTGCCTGCCGCGCGCGCCGAGCCGGGTCACGCCCCGCTGGTGACCGCGCTCTTCACCGCCGCCTCGGCGGTCTGCGTCACCGGCCTGTCCGTCGTGGACACCCCGACCTACTGGAGCACGTTCGGCCATGTGCTGCTGACCGTGCTGTCGCAGATCGGCGGTTTCGGCATCATGACCCTGGCGACGCTGCTCAGCCTGCTGGTCTCCCGCCGGCTCGGTCTGCGCGGGCGCCTGATGGCGCAGGCCGAGAGCGCCGGCCTCTCCGGCGGAAACATCGCCGCCGTCCTGCGCCGGGTGGCATTGGTCATGGTCATCTGCGAAGGCGCCATCGCCGTCGTGCTCACCCTGCGTTTCTGGCTGGGGTACGGGTATCCGCCCGGCCGCGCCCTCTGGTACGCCGTCTTCCACGCCGTGCAGGCCTTCAACAACGCCGGATTCGCGCTCTACCCCGACAGCCTGGTCCGGTTCGTCACCGACCCGTGGATCTGCCTGCCGCTCGCGTTCGGCGTGCTGGCCGGTTCGATCGGCTTCCCGGTGCTGTTCGAGCTGGCCCGTGAGTGGCGCACCCCGAAGTGCTGGTCGACCCACACGTTCCTGACCGTCGCCGGCAGCCTGCTGCTCACCGTCTTCGGCTTCCTCACGTTCCTGATCTTCGAGTGGCGCAACCCGGGGACGCTCGGCCCGCTCGGCACCCCGGCCAAGGTGCTGACCGCTTTCACCCAGGACATCATGACCCGGTCGGGCGGCTTCAACACGGTCGACCTGGGGCAGCTGAACAGCGAGACGATCGCGACCACCACCGGGCTGATGTTCATCGGCGGCGGCAGCGCGAGCACCGCGGGCGGCATCAAGCTCACCACGTTCCTGCTGCTCGCCTACGTGATCTGGGCGGAGATCCGGGGCGAGCCGGACGTGGTGGTCCGCAACCGCCGGATCGCCGAGGAGACTCAGCGGCAGGCGATCACGGTGGCGCTGATGGGCGTCGCGCTGGTGGCGACCGGTACCGTCGTGCTGGACGCGCTGACCGAGGACATCCCGTTCGACCGGGTGCTGTTCGAGGTCACCTCGGCGTTCGCGACGGTCGGGCTGAGCACCGGCGTCACCGGCAGCCTGCCGGCGTCGGCGCAGGTCGTCCTGGTCGTCCTGATGTTCGTGGGCCGGGTCGGCACGATCGCGGTCGGCACCGCGATCGCGCTGAACACCCGGCGCCGGCTCTACCGATACCCGGAGGAGAGACCCCTAGTTGGCTGA